A window of the Phaenicophaeus curvirostris isolate KB17595 chromosome 9, BPBGC_Pcur_1.0, whole genome shotgun sequence genome harbors these coding sequences:
- the SLC16A9 gene encoding monocarboxylate transporter 9, protein MVFRKPPDGGWGWVIVVVCFFTQFLCYGSPLAVGVLYLEWLDAFGEGKGKTAWVGSLANGIGLLASPVCSICVSSFGARAVAIFSGFMVAGGLMMSSFAPNIYFLYISYGIVVGLGCGLLYTATVTITCQYFDKRRGLALGLISTGSSLGLFIYAALQKELIDLYGLDGCLLIVGALSLNILACGSLMRPLESPDSPPAEKTSVDKVLDQYFVYHGKEKTVEENISILEKGYIDGKCVNNMPDSKQDSVLNKNILININERDTYKKKVVEQTNFCKQLAKRKWQLYLNYWEETAVLFKNKVFSALFVAILLFDIGGFPPSLLMEDVARSANMNEDDYHVPLISIIGIMTAVGKLTLGILADFKWVNTLYLYVSTLLMTGVALFAIPFAKSYLTLAMLSGILGFLTGNWSIFPYVTTKTVGIDKLTHAYGILMFFAGLGNSLGPPIVGWFYDWTQEYDTAFYFSGFCVLLGGFLLLLAALPCWNACTSQSSKLPPNTYSYKVASTA, encoded by the exons ATGGTATTTCGGAAACCACCAGATGGTGGCTGGGGCTGGGTGATTGTTGTAGTTTGCTTCTTTACTCAGTTCCTGTGTTATGGATCACCACTGGCGGTGGGAGTCTTGTATTTGGAATGGCTGGATGcttttggagaagggaaaggcaaGACTGCTTGGGTTGGATCACTAGCAAATGGAATTGGATTGCTTGCCA GTCCTGTCTGCAGTATATGTGTGTCATCTTTTGGAGCCAGAGCAGTAGCAATCTTCAGTGGCTTTATGGTGGCTGGGGGCCTCATGATGAGCAGTTTTGCACCTAACatatattttctatatatttcatATGGGATTGTTGTTG GGCTTGGATGTGGCCTTTTGTATACCGCAACAGTCACCATCACTTGCCAGTATTTTGACAAACGCAGGGGCCTTGCACTGGGTCTGATTTCAACAG gCTCAAGTCTTGGACTCTTTATATATGCAGCACTGCAAAAAGAACTTATCGATCTGTATGGGCTGGATGGTTGTCTGCTAATAGTTGGTGCACTGTCTCTAAATATATTAGCATGTGGCAGCCTGATGAGACCATTGGAGTCACCTGATTCTCCTCCAGCAGAAAAAACAAGTGTAGACAAAGTCCTGGATCAATATTTTGTTTaccatggaaaagaaaagacagttgAAGAAAATATAAGCATCCTTGAAAAGGGCTACATCGATGGAAAATGTGTGAACAATATGCCTGATAGCAAACAGGATAGCGTTTTAAATAAgaatatattaataaatataaatgagaGAGACACTTATAAAAAGAAAGTTGTAGAACAGACAAACTTCTGCAAGCAACTCGCCAAAAGGAAGTGGCAGCTCTATTTGAACTACTGGGAGGAAACCGCGGTTCTTTTTAAGAACAAAGTATTTTCAGCTCTATTTGTTGCCATATTGCTCTTTGATATTGGTGGatttcctccttctctgctcATGGAAGATGTAGCCAGAAGTGCAAACATGAATGAAGATGACTATCATGTGCCCCTTATTTCCATTATAGGCATTATGACTGCAGTTGGCAAACTTACCTTAGGAATACTGGCAGATTTTAAGTGGGTTAACACTTTATATCTATACGTATCCACCTTACTAATGACAGGAGTGGCCTTGTTTGCAATTCCATTTGCCAAAAGTTACCTTACATTAGCGATGCTTTCTGGAATTTTAGGTTTTCTGACTGGGAACTGGTCGATTTTTCCATATGTAACAACAAAGACTGTGGGAATTGACAAACTGACTCACGCGTATGGGATATTGATGTTCTTTGCTGGACTTGGAAATAGCCTTGGACCACCAATTGTAG GTTGGTTTTACGACTGGACGCAGGAGTATGACACTGCATTCTATTTCAGTGGCTTTTGTGTCTTACTGGGTggatttcttctgctgttggCGGCGTTACCCTGCTGGAATGCCTGTACCAGTCAGAGCTCAAAGCTGCCTCCAAATACTTACTCCTACAAAGTTGCATCTACTGCTTAG